One window of the candidate division KSB1 bacterium genome contains the following:
- a CDS encoding glycosyltransferase, which yields MSDLTVVLPLVAAPHEQALLQELSQSPLVREIVLLHHGLELPALAKISGLRVEGLQSGRTLNAICKRIKSTHALLMPQPAAIQLGQHALARLMAVAEDTGAGMVYADFHAIKNGTRSEHPLNDYQPGSLRDNFDFGALWLCNMKAVRAALQRYGAVANVQYAGWYDLRLKLSLRAPLFHLQEFLYTKVESDLRQSGEKLFDYVDPRNQAVQKEMEKVVTQHLKRIGAYLAPRFKKVPQPATRFPVTASVIIPVRNRVRTIADAVHSALSQRTDFPFNVIVVDNHSTDGTTEKLQSLAAQHAGLRHLIPTRHDLGIGGCWNEAVQSEHCGRYAVQLDSDDLYSGPETLQRIVQEFQRGDYAMVIGSYRLVNMNLEEIPPGLIDHREWTPANGRNNALRINGLGAPRAFDTALLRALPLPNVSYGEDYAVALRLSREYQIGRIYDCLYLCRRWEGNSDAALPIDKLNRNDHYKDRIRTIELLARQRRNRRR from the coding sequence ATGAGCGATTTGACCGTTGTCCTGCCCTTGGTCGCGGCCCCCCATGAGCAAGCCCTGCTCCAGGAATTGTCCCAGTCCCCGCTGGTTCGTGAGATCGTGCTGTTGCATCACGGCCTGGAATTACCGGCGCTGGCCAAAATTTCGGGCCTGCGGGTGGAGGGGCTGCAATCCGGCCGCACGCTGAATGCAATTTGCAAGCGCATCAAAAGCACCCATGCCCTGCTCATGCCGCAGCCCGCGGCGATACAACTCGGCCAGCATGCGCTGGCGCGGCTGATGGCGGTGGCGGAAGACACGGGTGCGGGCATGGTCTATGCGGATTTTCATGCAATCAAGAACGGCACGCGCAGCGAACATCCGTTGAATGATTACCAGCCCGGCAGCCTGCGCGACAACTTCGATTTCGGCGCGCTGTGGTTGTGCAACATGAAGGCGGTGCGCGCGGCGTTGCAGCGCTACGGGGCGGTGGCCAACGTGCAGTATGCCGGCTGGTATGATTTGCGCCTGAAGCTCTCGCTGCGTGCGCCGCTGTTTCATCTGCAGGAATTTCTTTACACCAAGGTGGAGTCCGACCTGCGGCAGAGCGGCGAGAAGCTGTTCGACTATGTCGATCCGCGCAATCAGGCGGTGCAAAAGGAAATGGAGAAGGTGGTGACGCAGCATCTCAAACGCATCGGGGCCTATCTCGCACCGCGCTTCAAAAAGGTGCCGCAACCTGCCACCCGCTTTCCCGTGACGGCGAGCGTGATCATTCCGGTGCGCAACCGCGTGCGCACCATCGCCGACGCGGTGCACAGCGCACTCAGCCAGCGAACCGATTTTCCCTTCAATGTGATCGTGGTCGACAACCACTCCACCGACGGCACCACCGAGAAACTGCAGAGCCTGGCGGCACAGCATGCCGGCTTGCGGCATCTCATTCCCACCCGCCATGATCTCGGCATTGGCGGCTGCTGGAACGAGGCGGTGCAATCGGAGCACTGCGGCCGCTATGCGGTGCAACTCGATTCCGATGACCTGTACAGCGGCCCCGAAACGCTGCAGCGCATCGTGCAGGAATTCCAGCGCGGCGACTATGCCATGGTGATCGGCTCCTACCGCCTGGTCAACATGAACCTCGAGGAAATTCCACCGGGTTTGATCGACCACCGCGAGTGGACGCCGGCCAACGGCCGCAACAATGCGCTACGCATCAACGGTCTGGGCGCACCGCGCGCCTTTGACACGGCCCTGCTGCGCGCCCTGCCCCTGCCCAATGTCAGCTATGGCGAGGATTATGCCGTCGCGCTGCGCTTGTCGCGCGAATATCAAATCGGTCGCATCTACGATTGCCTTTACCTCTGCCGCCGCTGGGAGGGCAACAGCGACGCGGCCCTGCCCATCGACAAGCTCAACCGCAACGACCATTACAAGGACAGGATCCGCACCATCGAACTGCTGGCGCGGCAGCGTCGCAATCGCCGCCGCTGA
- a CDS encoding CocE/NonD family hydrolase: MAWQRLCRWGLLWAALIVLPLTAQNKPQEMDYLRQHYTKYEYRIPMRDGVRLFTSVYVPKDKSRKYPILLRRTPYSVAPYGLDHYLDKPDRQRMRYFQEGYIIAAQDVRGRYLSEGEFEDVRPYLPNKKSNRDIDETTDAYDTVDWLVKHIPNNNGRVGVSGISYPGFYSTMAAIDAHPAVKAVSPQAPVSKWMAGDDFYHNGAFLVSHAFDFYVRFGQPRPQPTSTPVPPFDHQTPDGYQFFLNLGPLSNANTRYMKNQVKFWNELARNSVWNAFWEARDVLPHLRKIKPAMLVVGGWYDAENLYGALHSYQAIEQNNPGTVNMLVMGPWSHGQWGNDDGEKLGDINFGAKTAAYYLEHIELPFFNHYLKDHQPPELAEAMMFETGGNVWRFFKNWPPAEANPAAIYLHGDGGLRFEPPSASGEVFRQYLSDPDKPVPYTAEIRHWYNPAFMLEDQRFAARRPDVLVYESAPLTADICAAGPITATLFVSTSGTDSDWIVKVIDVFPENTPDPDPNPRNVKMGGYQQLVRGDVIRGKFRNSLAQPEPFEPGKITKVEFVLQDVLHRFKQGHRLMVQIQSTWFPMIDRNPQKFVDIFNAQPGDFQTATQRVYSSAEYPSRITLRILPGDGRQ, translated from the coding sequence ATGGCATGGCAGCGGCTGTGCAGATGGGGATTGCTGTGGGCGGCACTGATCGTGCTGCCCCTGACGGCGCAGAACAAACCGCAGGAAATGGACTACCTGCGGCAGCATTACACCAAATATGAATACCGCATCCCGATGCGCGACGGCGTCCGTCTCTTCACCAGCGTCTACGTGCCCAAGGACAAATCCCGGAAGTATCCCATTCTGCTGCGCCGCACGCCCTACAGCGTTGCGCCCTACGGCCTCGATCACTATCTGGACAAGCCCGACCGCCAGCGCATGCGCTATTTCCAGGAAGGTTACATCATCGCCGCACAGGATGTGCGCGGCCGTTACCTGTCAGAGGGCGAGTTTGAAGACGTGCGGCCTTATCTGCCCAACAAAAAGAGCAACCGCGACATCGACGAAACCACGGATGCCTACGATACCGTGGACTGGCTGGTGAAGCACATTCCCAACAACAACGGCCGCGTGGGCGTCAGCGGCATTTCCTATCCGGGATTCTACAGCACCATGGCCGCCATCGACGCGCATCCGGCGGTCAAGGCCGTGTCGCCACAGGCACCGGTTTCCAAGTGGATGGCCGGCGATGATTTCTACCACAACGGCGCCTTCCTCGTCTCCCACGCCTTCGATTTCTACGTGCGCTTCGGGCAGCCGCGGCCGCAGCCGACCAGCACCCCCGTTCCCCCGTTTGATCATCAAACTCCCGACGGCTACCAGTTCTTTCTCAATCTCGGGCCGTTGTCCAATGCCAACACCCGCTACATGAAGAATCAGGTGAAATTTTGGAATGAACTGGCGCGCAACAGTGTGTGGAATGCCTTCTGGGAGGCGCGCGATGTGCTGCCGCATCTGCGCAAGATCAAGCCCGCGATGCTGGTGGTGGGGGGCTGGTACGACGCGGAGAATCTCTACGGCGCACTGCATTCCTATCAGGCCATCGAGCAGAACAATCCCGGCACGGTCAACATGCTGGTGATGGGGCCGTGGTCGCACGGGCAATGGGGCAACGACGATGGCGAAAAACTGGGAGACATCAATTTTGGCGCGAAGACCGCGGCCTACTATCTCGAACACATCGAGCTGCCATTCTTCAACCATTATCTCAAGGACCACCAGCCACCGGAGCTGGCGGAGGCCATGATGTTCGAAACCGGCGGCAATGTCTGGCGTTTCTTCAAAAACTGGCCGCCGGCAGAGGCGAACCCCGCCGCCATTTACCTGCATGGCGATGGCGGCCTGCGCTTCGAGCCGCCGTCCGCCAGCGGCGAGGTGTTTCGCCAGTACCTCAGCGACCCGGACAAACCCGTGCCCTACACCGCTGAAATCAGGCATTGGTACAATCCCGCCTTCATGCTGGAAGATCAGCGCTTCGCCGCGCGGCGGCCCGATGTGCTGGTCTATGAAAGCGCGCCGCTCACGGCCGATATATGTGCGGCCGGGCCGATCACCGCCACGTTGTTCGTCTCCACCAGCGGCACGGACTCCGACTGGATCGTCAAAGTGATCGACGTGTTTCCCGAGAACACGCCCGACCCGGATCCCAATCCGCGCAATGTGAAAATGGGCGGCTACCAGCAGCTCGTGCGCGGCGACGTCATCCGCGGCAAGTTTCGCAACAGCCTGGCCCAACCCGAGCCATTCGAGCCCGGCAAGATCACCAAAGTGGAATTCGTGCTGCAGGATGTGCTGCACCGCTTCAAACAGGGCCATCGTCTCATGGTGCAAATCCAAAGCACCTGGTTTCCGATGATCGATCGCAATCCGCAGAAATTCGTCGATATCTTCAACGCCCAACCCGGGGACTTTCAAACCGCCACACAGCGCGTCTACAGCTCGGCGGAATATCCGAGCCGGATCACGCTGCGCATTCTGCCCGGGGACGGTCGACAGTAA
- a CDS encoding M20/M25/M40 family metallo-hydrolase, translating into MTWNQMVVACRWWLVSLAVAFAVAGQSPAVLVRFDLRQPEEVSRLQGLPLKVCLRTDNFVLATVAVTELPHLQRSGIAHEIVDYEAWSQPYYLLTRHDEHASPPAGAGARVIAANAAEIVVKMSEAEVLRAAQHGWHPVRLSERPLPLVAAGPQFHPQWRAAGTDTMLPRLIAQISDSTIGTYLQRLEAFRSRYSFSDSIVPARAWLFRKFQEFGYTDVRFDPFPWFNTTQMNVVATKPGTHKTPRLLIVGGHYDSVVYDGGNAAVYAPGTDDNASGTTATLEIARVLAREELETTILFIAFGAEEQGLGGSRHFAENARRQGMSIDLVLNMDMIANVADAHPDVNILTDRPSQAFALLVEHLTRQYSTLLPVIAASSGNSDHYPFQQAGYHALFLHEGDFSPNWHRSTDVMANISIPYAKEVIKVVLAALVQVANSPATPVGFQAAEVGDGQSQILRWQANQEPDLAGYKLFLGSASGSYNEMRMVATPFDTLRGLTENQRMYAAVAAIDQSGNESLLTPELAFTPRRTPVAPAALDATSQAATITLTWQANNTELDLAGYNIYRSLAPQQGFALATFVPAPQTTWQDANVAPHTFYYYQVKAVDRTALESAASNLVKGRLATHDRGILIVDNTRDGDGSALRPTDAEVDDFYRALLAGYNVTSEWDLADSTAQQITLSDADLGVYSTVIWHAEARQARPMASDTVALRKYLEQGGKLWLTGWSLLRALGTSPGNEVIYPNGSFVRDYLKIRAARVAADRDFKAAESRRAGYPSLEVDSLRAALFNGNLLEIDAFLPPLAEEPQTETIYSYVSATGIAAVNHGRPVGLRFLGNRYRLVVFDFPLYFMEAGAAAQAARQALADLGETATGVAEGSPSHGSLPRQFALQQNYPNPFNPATTIRYQLPLASHVVLAIFNTAGQEVARLVDGVQPAGTHAVSWQGITPEGKPVASGIYFCKMSTAGFTQVRKMVLVR; encoded by the coding sequence ATGACTTGGAATCAAATGGTTGTTGCTTGCCGCTGGTGGCTGGTTTCGTTGGCAGTTGCATTTGCGGTGGCGGGCCAGAGTCCCGCGGTGCTGGTGCGCTTCGATCTGCGCCAGCCGGAGGAAGTGAGTCGCTTGCAGGGCTTGCCGCTCAAAGTTTGCTTGCGCACGGATAACTTCGTGCTGGCAACCGTTGCGGTGACGGAGCTGCCGCACTTGCAGCGCAGCGGCATTGCCCATGAAATCGTCGATTACGAGGCCTGGTCGCAACCCTACTACCTGCTGACCCGGCATGACGAACATGCATCCCCGCCGGCGGGTGCCGGCGCCAGGGTCATTGCCGCAAATGCGGCAGAGATTGTCGTCAAAATGAGCGAGGCGGAGGTGCTGCGGGCGGCGCAGCACGGCTGGCACCCGGTGCGGCTTTCCGAACGGCCGCTGCCGTTGGTGGCGGCGGGGCCGCAATTTCACCCGCAGTGGAGAGCCGCCGGCACGGATACCATGCTGCCGCGGTTGATCGCGCAAATTTCCGACTCGACCATCGGCACTTATTTGCAGCGCCTGGAGGCTTTCCGCAGTCGTTATTCCTTCTCCGATTCGATTGTGCCGGCACGCGCATGGCTGTTCAGGAAATTCCAGGAATTCGGCTACACCGACGTCCGTTTCGACCCTTTCCCCTGGTTCAACACCACCCAAATGAATGTGGTGGCCACCAAGCCGGGGACGCACAAAACGCCGCGCCTGCTCATAGTTGGCGGCCATTACGATTCCGTGGTGTATGACGGCGGCAATGCTGCGGTGTATGCCCCGGGCACGGATGACAACGCCTCCGGCACGACGGCCACGCTGGAGATCGCCCGAGTGCTGGCGCGCGAAGAATTGGAAACCACGATCCTGTTCATTGCCTTTGGCGCAGAAGAGCAGGGGCTGGGCGGCAGCCGGCATTTCGCCGAGAATGCCCGCCGCCAGGGGATGAGCATCGATCTGGTGCTCAACATGGACATGATCGCCAATGTCGCGGATGCCCATCCCGATGTCAACATTCTGACCGACCGGCCTTCGCAGGCATTTGCGCTGCTGGTCGAGCATCTCACGCGGCAATACAGCACCCTGCTTCCGGTGATTGCGGCCAGCAGCGGCAACAGCGATCACTATCCCTTTCAACAGGCCGGCTATCACGCGCTGTTCCTGCACGAGGGGGACTTCAGCCCGAATTGGCATCGCTCCACAGATGTGATGGCCAACATCAGCATTCCCTATGCGAAAGAAGTCATCAAGGTGGTTTTGGCCGCGCTGGTGCAGGTGGCCAATTCGCCGGCTACGCCGGTGGGATTCCAGGCCGCGGAAGTGGGCGACGGCCAGTCGCAAATCCTGCGCTGGCAGGCCAATCAGGAGCCGGATCTGGCGGGCTACAAGCTTTTTCTCGGCTCTGCCAGCGGCAGCTACAACGAGATGCGCATGGTCGCAACACCCTTTGACACCCTGCGCGGCCTGACGGAAAACCAGCGCATGTATGCCGCGGTCGCGGCCATTGATCAAAGCGGCAACGAGAGTCTGTTGACACCGGAACTCGCTTTCACACCCCGCCGCACGCCGGTGGCACCCGCGGCGCTGGACGCCACTTCGCAAGCTGCAACGATCACGCTCACCTGGCAGGCCAACAACACGGAGCTGGATTTGGCCGGATACAACATCTATCGCAGCCTGGCGCCGCAGCAGGGCTTCGCTCTGGCGACATTCGTGCCGGCGCCGCAAACCACCTGGCAGGATGCCAACGTTGCGCCGCACACATTTTATTATTACCAGGTCAAAGCCGTCGATCGCACCGCGCTGGAAAGTGCGGCCTCCAATCTGGTGAAAGGCCGGCTGGCCACACATGACCGGGGCATCTTGATTGTGGACAACACGCGCGACGGTGACGGCAGCGCATTGCGTCCCACCGATGCGGAAGTGGACGATTTCTATCGCGCGCTGCTGGCGGGATACAACGTCACCAGCGAGTGGGATTTGGCGGACAGCACGGCGCAGCAGATCACCCTCAGCGATGCCGATCTGGGCGTTTATTCCACCGTGATCTGGCACGCGGAAGCGCGACAGGCCCGGCCGATGGCGTCGGACACGGTCGCTTTGCGCAAATATCTCGAACAGGGCGGCAAGCTTTGGCTGACGGGCTGGTCACTGCTGCGCGCACTGGGCACGAGCCCGGGCAACGAGGTCATCTATCCGAACGGCAGTTTTGTGCGTGACTATCTGAAAATCCGCGCCGCGCGGGTTGCGGCGGATCGCGATTTCAAAGCGGCCGAGAGCCGCCGCGCAGGCTATCCTTCGCTCGAGGTTGACAGTTTGCGCGCCGCGCTGTTCAACGGCAACTTGTTGGAGATCGACGCATTTCTGCCGCCGCTGGCAGAAGAGCCGCAGACCGAGACCATCTACAGCTATGTTTCCGCCACGGGCATTGCCGCGGTGAATCACGGCCGGCCGGTGGGCTTGCGCTTTTTGGGCAACCGCTACCGTCTGGTGGTGTTCGATTTTCCGCTCTATTTCATGGAGGCAGGAGCGGCGGCACAGGCGGCGCGCCAAGCGCTGGCGGATTTGGGCGAAACAGCGACGGGGGTTGCGGAGGGCAGCCCTTCACACGGCAGTCTGCCGCGGCAATTTGCCCTGCAACAAAACTATCCCAATCCCTTCAACCCTGCCACCACCATACGCTATCAACTGCCGCTGGCAAGCCACGTCGTGCTGGCCATATTCAACACTGCCGGCCAGGAGGTGGCACGCCTGGTTGATGGCGTGCAGCCGGCGGGAACCCACGCCGTGTCGTGGCAGGGGATAACGCCGGAGGGCAAGCCGGTGGCTTCCGGAATTTATTTCTGCAAAATGAGCACGGCGGGCTTCACACAAGTGCGGAAGATGGTGCTGGTGCGGTAG
- a CDS encoding superoxide dismutase codes for MLGGAAWTVAARAFARPDKKEKNKPGSTVDFQKLAPGAAVTYPFALPDLPYATNALAAAIDEQTMQIHHGRHHKAYTDNLNNALKDHPALQQKTIVELLADLPAVPEAIRTTVRNHGGGYFNHCLFWHMMSPQGGEPAGELAAALTRDFGSFDAFKEKFNKAAASLFGSGWAWLVVNDKGRLEIIQTPNQDTPLAGGYKPVLGIDVWEHAYYLRYQNKRADYITAFWQVINWEQCRRNFAA; via the coding sequence ATGCTGGGCGGGGCTGCCTGGACGGTTGCCGCCAGAGCCTTCGCACGACCGGACAAGAAGGAGAAAAACAAACCCGGGAGCACCGTCGATTTTCAAAAGCTCGCGCCCGGTGCCGCGGTGACTTATCCCTTTGCCCTGCCCGACCTGCCTTATGCGACCAACGCGCTGGCGGCTGCCATCGATGAACAAACCATGCAAATCCATCACGGCCGGCATCACAAAGCCTACACCGACAACCTCAACAACGCGCTGAAGGATCATCCCGCGCTGCAGCAAAAGACCATCGTCGAGCTGCTTGCCGACTTGCCGGCCGTGCCCGAAGCGATTCGCACGACAGTGCGCAATCATGGCGGCGGTTATTTCAATCACTGTCTCTTCTGGCACATGATGAGTCCGCAGGGCGGCGAGCCGGCCGGCGAGCTGGCCGCGGCGCTCACCCGCGATTTCGGCTCGTTCGACGCCTTCAAAGAGAAATTCAACAAGGCCGCGGCCTCGTTGTTCGGCAGCGGCTGGGCCTGGCTGGTGGTCAATGACAAGGGCAGGCTCGAAATCATTCAAACGCCGAATCAGGACACGCCGCTGGCGGGTGGTTACAAACCGGTGCTGGGCATTGACGTGTGGGAGCATGCCTACTATCTGCGCTATCAAAACAAGCGCGCGGATTACATCACGGCATTCTGGCAGGTGATCAATTGGGAACAATGCCGGCGCAACTTTGCTGCGTGA
- a CDS encoding cytochrome c, producing the protein MKPAVWLLAVVLGLSACGREEQPPPPDQRARMESLRHELRQTLGAKYTEPVPPATVAQLKRGSELFAELCAPCHGARGDGKVEHPGVLLQQPSNFTDPAQATFFSEQARLHIIRKGIPGTAMMGWEGVLPEDDIVAIYQYVRHLYQSR; encoded by the coding sequence GTGAAACCGGCCGTCTGGCTGCTGGCGGTGGTACTCGGCCTCAGTGCCTGCGGCAGGGAGGAACAACCGCCGCCACCGGATCAGCGCGCCCGCATGGAAAGTTTGCGGCACGAGCTGCGGCAGACGCTCGGAGCAAAATACACCGAGCCGGTCCCGCCCGCCACGGTGGCCCAGCTCAAACGCGGCAGCGAACTGTTTGCCGAGTTGTGCGCCCCCTGTCATGGCGCGCGCGGGGACGGCAAGGTCGAGCATCCCGGTGTGCTGCTGCAACAGCCATCCAACTTCACGGATCCGGCGCAAGCGACCTTTTTCTCCGAACAGGCGCGTTTGCACATTATTCGCAAGGGCATCCCCGGCACGGCCATGATGGGCTGGGAGGGCGTGCTGCCGGAGGATGACATCGTGGCGATCTACCAATACGTTCGCCATCTTTATCAATCCCGCTGA
- a CDS encoding SCO family protein, whose protein sequence is MRLWLPAILALAACACRSQEAFHATEMPATPISDFVLQDQHGRPFKLSEQRGRVVVFFFGYTFCPDVCPLTLSTWKRVHDALQADTARVRFVYVTVDPERDTPEKLKTHLAIFHPGFTGLTGSPEALREVYADFGVYAEKVNIAAGASGYLVNHSTRMFVVDPRGDLRLLIDHAAPVPEVVHDLRLLLAGKK, encoded by the coding sequence ATGCGCCTCTGGTTGCCCGCGATTCTCGCCCTCGCCGCCTGCGCGTGCCGCTCCCAGGAGGCTTTCCATGCCACTGAAATGCCGGCTACGCCCATTAGTGATTTCGTCCTGCAGGATCAGCACGGCCGGCCGTTCAAACTGAGTGAGCAACGCGGCAGGGTGGTGGTGTTTTTCTTCGGCTACACCTTTTGCCCGGATGTCTGCCCGCTGACACTCTCCACCTGGAAGCGCGTGCACGATGCGCTGCAGGCCGACACCGCCCGGGTGCGCTTCGTCTACGTCACTGTCGATCCGGAGCGGGACACGCCGGAGAAACTGAAAACACATCTTGCCATTTTCCATCCCGGTTTCACGGGCCTGACCGGCAGTCCGGAGGCCCTGCGCGAAGTGTATGCTGATTTCGGCGTGTATGCCGAGAAGGTGAACATCGCCGCCGGTGCCAGCGGCTATCTGGTGAATCATTCCACCCGCATGTTCGTGGTCGATCCCCGGGGCGATTTGCGCCTGCTGATCGATCACGCCGCGCCGGTGCCGGAGGTGGTGCATGATCTGCGGCTGTTGTTGGCCGGGAAGAAGTGA
- a CDS encoding copper chaperone PCu(A)C, translating into MTMRFAGVLVFLVILGLAGCQRGAQVPELVISEVWSRPVALAQPDSGAAMEQMHHAGSNGVVYLQIENRGAAADRLLRATSEVCAVTELHETIMQGDRMRMQPVTSGLEVPAHGRLQLSPGGHHIMLMNLKRDLAAGDSIAVLLEFEKSGSQTVFSHVRQP; encoded by the coding sequence ATGACGATGCGATTTGCCGGTGTGTTGGTTTTTCTCGTGATCTTGGGGTTGGCGGGGTGTCAGCGTGGGGCGCAGGTTCCCGAGCTGGTGATTTCCGAAGTGTGGTCGCGGCCGGTGGCCCTCGCCCAGCCGGATTCCGGGGCGGCCATGGAACAGATGCACCATGCCGGCAGCAATGGCGTGGTTTATTTGCAAATTGAAAATCGCGGGGCGGCTGCGGATCGTTTGTTGCGCGCCACCTCGGAAGTGTGCGCGGTGACGGAGCTGCATGAGACGATCATGCAGGGGGATCGCATGAGGATGCAGCCGGTGACGAGCGGTCTCGAAGTGCCCGCGCACGGCCGTCTGCAATTGTCACCCGGCGGCCATCACATCATGCTGATGAATCTCAAGCGCGATCTTGCGGCCGGCGACAGCATTGCGGTGCTGCTCGAGTTCGAGAAAAGCGGCAGCCAAACCGTTTTTTCGCACGTCCGGCAGCCCTGA
- a CDS encoding BMC domain-containing protein, which translates to MENAIGLIELTSIARGYEVADALLKTAGVQIVFNRSICPGKFMVMVAGDTAAVRESMQVGLARGGETVVDSLLIPNVHPEVFPAISGTRVITETGALGIIETFSVASVIEAADAAVKAANVQLVQIHLAMAIGGKGYVTLTGEVAAVTAAVEAGADYIRNKGLLVSKVVIPQPRREILEDKI; encoded by the coding sequence ATGGAGAACGCCATCGGCTTGATCGAGTTGACCTCCATCGCGCGGGGCTACGAGGTGGCGGACGCGCTGCTGAAAACGGCCGGCGTGCAGATCGTGTTCAATCGCAGTATTTGCCCCGGCAAATTCATGGTCATGGTGGCGGGCGACACCGCGGCAGTGCGCGAGAGCATGCAGGTGGGCCTGGCGCGCGGCGGGGAGACCGTGGTGGACAGCCTGCTCATTCCCAATGTGCATCCCGAGGTTTTTCCCGCGATCAGCGGCACGCGCGTGATCACGGAAACCGGGGCGTTGGGCATCATTGAAACGTTTTCGGTGGCTTCGGTGATCGAGGCGGCCGATGCGGCGGTGAAGGCGGCCAACGTGCAGTTGGTGCAGATTCATCTCGCCATGGCGATCGGCGGCAAGGGCTACGTCACCCTTACCGGCGAGGTCGCCGCCGTCACGGCGGCGGTGGAAGCAGGCGCAGATTACATTCGCAACAAGGGATTGTTGGTGAGCAAGGTCGTCATCCCCCAACCGCGGCGGGAAATTTTGGAGGATAAGATTTGA
- a CDS encoding SLBB domain-containing protein → MHNLVELVRKAGVVGAGGAGFPTYKKIDTRADTVIANGAECEPLLYKDKALLEHYAGEMVAGLRLVMQHVGAQRGIVAVKHKNRKSIQALTPHLEPDISIFEMEDVYPAGDEFEVVYHSTGRRIPAGGLPVQVGVVVQNVETLFNVWRAAQGHGVTHSLVTLHGHVKNPVTAWLPVGMSYGEALALAGGATLADFVLLDGGPMMGKVVTDLSTPVTAVTSGLIVLGRATRLAQRKSQSERDFKRIGKSACDQCSLCTELCPRYLLGYPIQPHLVMRSLLTTGPLSDTLCLWAQACCECNLCTLWACPEELDPRNMCVATKRDLKAGNRWLPPEHLQKLSREVHPLKAYRAVPTQRLMQRLGLHQFTQEAPLLEETIIPARVTIPLQPPTGVAAQPCVRPGDRVEIGDVLARPAANHLSVPVHASLTGRVVSVGQKIVIERE, encoded by the coding sequence ATGCACAACCTGGTCGAACTGGTGCGCAAGGCCGGCGTCGTGGGCGCGGGCGGCGCCGGCTTTCCCACCTATAAAAAAATCGACACGCGCGCCGATACGGTCATCGCCAACGGCGCGGAATGCGAGCCGCTGCTTTACAAGGACAAGGCATTGCTGGAGCATTACGCCGGTGAAATGGTGGCGGGGCTGCGGCTGGTGATGCAGCATGTCGGCGCGCAACGCGGCATTGTCGCCGTCAAGCACAAGAACCGCAAATCGATTCAGGCCCTCACTCCCCATCTCGAGCCGGACATTTCGATCTTCGAGATGGAAGATGTTTATCCGGCCGGCGATGAATTCGAAGTCGTGTATCACAGCACCGGCCGCCGCATTCCCGCCGGCGGCCTGCCGGTGCAGGTCGGCGTGGTCGTGCAAAACGTTGAGACGCTGTTCAATGTCTGGCGTGCGGCACAGGGCCATGGTGTCACGCATTCCCTCGTGACGCTGCACGGCCATGTCAAAAATCCGGTCACCGCATGGTTGCCGGTGGGCATGAGCTATGGCGAGGCACTGGCGCTGGCCGGCGGTGCCACGCTCGCTGATTTTGTTTTGTTGGATGGCGGCCCGATGATGGGAAAAGTGGTCACCGATCTCAGTACCCCGGTGACCGCCGTGACCAGCGGCCTGATTGTGCTGGGCCGCGCGACGCGATTGGCACAGAGAAAATCGCAATCCGAACGCGACTTCAAACGCATCGGCAAATCGGCCTGTGATCAATGCAGCCTGTGCACCGAGCTTTGTCCGCGCTATTTGCTCGGCTATCCGATTCAGCCGCATTTGGTGATGCGTTCGCTGCTGACCACCGGCCCGCTGAGCGACACGCTCTGCCTGTGGGCGCAGGCTTGTTGTGAATGCAACCTCTGCACGCTGTGGGCCTGCCCGGAAGAGCTGGATCCGCGCAACATGTGTGTGGCGACCAAGCGTGATCTCAAAGCGGGCAACCGCTGGCTGCCGCCGGAGCACTTGCAAAAACTCAGCCGCGAGGTGCATCCGCTCAAGGCCTATCGCGCAGTGCCCACGCAGCGACTGATGCAACGATTGGGCTTGCACCAATTCACGCAGGAGGCACCCCTGCTCGAAGAAACCATCATCCCGGCGCGCGTGACCATTCCGCTGCAGCCGCCCACCGGCGTGGCAGCCCAGCCGTGCGTGCGGCCCGGTGATCGCGTGGAAATTGGCGACGTGCTCGCCCGGCCCGCCGCGAATCATCTGAGCGTGCCGGTGCATGCCAGCCTCACCGGCCGGGTGGTGTCGGTCGGGCAAAAGATCGTGATCGAGAGGGAGTAG